Proteins encoded within one genomic window of Alphaproteobacteria bacterium:
- a CDS encoding outer membrane beta-barrel protein: MKFQKFLYGALLLGSGIAPATAKIGGFYVGAHVGAEALQGTHTYSNGIGSSGKQKVSAFGYLAGLSVGYLKQLQASPMVFGGEIYGSMAGPKAKKNLQIVDGPIEGSATLSHKYSIGGAVMAGAAINPKILMYTKLGYEIDKIAMDYTFPTQPTEKYTKSSTTYIPGAGVLYTVSPSLLIGAEYGYAIIKKMQPRKDAVAINGASRGYSFSPVAQRVTIKAIYMF, encoded by the coding sequence ATGAAATTTCAAAAGTTTTTATATGGGGCGCTTCTTCTTGGGTCTGGCATAGCGCCAGCAACGGCAAAAATCGGGGGTTTTTATGTTGGTGCCCATGTTGGTGCAGAGGCACTGCAAGGAACGCACACCTATTCAAATGGTATCGGATCAAGTGGAAAACAAAAAGTCAGCGCATTTGGATACTTGGCTGGTCTTAGCGTTGGCTATTTAAAGCAGCTTCAAGCATCGCCAATGGTTTTTGGTGGAGAGATTTACGGCAGCATGGCCGGGCCAAAGGCAAAAAAGAACCTGCAAATCGTGGATGGCCCGATCGAGGGGAGCGCCACATTAAGCCACAAATATTCAATCGGGGGTGCTGTTATGGCCGGTGCTGCCATCAACCCAAAGATTTTAATGTATACAAAATTGGGGTATGAAATCGATAAGATAGCCATGGATTATACGTTTCCAACACAACCGACAGAAAAATATACAAAATCCTCGACGACTTACATCCCGGGGGCGGGCGTTCTGTATACGGTATCGCCATCTTTGTTGATTGGCGCAGAATACGGATATGCCATCATAAAAAAGATGCAGCCCCGCAAAGATGCCGTCGCGATCAATGGTGCAAGCCGGGGGTATTCGTTTTCTCCCGTTGCGCAGCGCGTCACCATTAA